The following proteins come from a genomic window of Irregularibacter muris:
- a CDS encoding metallophosphoesterase, whose translation MYGLKDLTKVFQTVKEITFDDHSKIVFMSDCHRGDGSWGDNFSKNQNFFFAALTHYYNEGYTYIEIGDGDELWENKRFSDILEMHKDAFWILSKFYQKGRLYFIYGNHDIVKKDEKFVKKNLSKYFDERKNKVAVLFDNIEIHEGLVLRHKKTNNKIFLVHGHQVDFLNSKLWRASRFLVRYLWRPLETYGIKNPASPAKNYEKRGSIDKALMEWVKRERHMLIAGHTHKPIFPEVGQLPYFNDGSCVHPRCITAIEIERGYIKLVKWSMKTREDGSLFIGREILAGPEKVNDYFSSKETAQEDLALI comes from the coding sequence ATGTATGGATTAAAGGATTTAACGAAAGTATTTCAGACAGTCAAGGAAATCACTTTTGATGATCATTCTAAGATTGTCTTCATGAGTGATTGTCATCGGGGGGATGGGAGTTGGGGAGATAATTTTTCTAAGAATCAAAATTTTTTCTTTGCTGCCTTGACCCATTATTACAATGAAGGTTATACCTATATAGAAATTGGTGATGGAGATGAACTTTGGGAGAATAAAAGATTTTCCGATATTCTAGAAATGCACAAGGATGCCTTTTGGATTTTATCTAAATTTTATCAGAAAGGTAGATTGTATTTTATTTATGGAAATCACGATATCGTCAAAAAAGATGAAAAATTTGTGAAGAAAAACTTATCTAAATACTTTGATGAAAGAAAAAACAAAGTTGCTGTTTTGTTTGATAATATAGAGATTCATGAAGGATTGGTTTTAAGACATAAAAAAACCAATAATAAGATTTTCTTAGTCCATGGGCATCAAGTGGATTTTCTAAACAGTAAGTTGTGGAGAGCAAGTAGGTTTTTGGTGAGATATTTGTGGAGACCCTTGGAGACCTATGGAATAAAAAATCCAGCAAGTCCAGCAAAAAACTATGAGAAAAGGGGAAGCATAGATAAGGCTCTTATGGAATGGGTCAAGAGGGAAAGGCATATGCTTATCGCAGGTCATACCCATAAACCTATATTTCCTGAAGTGGGTCAGTTGCCTTATTTTAATGATGGAAGTTGCGTACACCCCCGGTGTATAACCGCTATAGAGATTGAACGAGGATATATAAAACTTGTAAAATGGTCTATGAAAACAAGGGAAGATGGAAGCTTATTCATTGGGAGAGAGATTTTAGCAGGACCTGAAAAAGTCAATGATTATTTTTCCTCTAAAGAAACTGCTCAAGAGGATTTGGCCCTTATATAG
- a CDS encoding DNA polymerase IV, whose amino-acid sequence MQKVVFLVDMNAFFISCEMTRNPKLQGRPAAVAGSPQKRTGIILAANYEARKFGVKTAMVLHKALKLCPHMLLVPPDHEFYQERSNDLMALLSNYSPLVEKNSIDEAWLDMTGTGGLFGPPLEAAKKIMEDIRVNLGLWCSIGISENKFLSKVAADIKKPLGITELWQKDVQKKLWPLPLRSMYGIGEKTAENFYHMGIKTIGELAKSDPNYIYKSLGKIGVQLQQYAKGLDFSPVKINSIEDIKSIGRSMTLPEDITHLESLKHILMALSEDIGRTARKYNKKGHSVQIVIKYSDFKTITRQVTVAPTCYTKDIYNAGFALLKKNIHPSKAVRLIGITLKSFDEDPISQQLCFFQRVQENKHEKIDQVMDTLRNKYGSNIISRATLMKNSKTTQETAQEE is encoded by the coding sequence ATGCAGAAAGTGGTATTTCTTGTGGATATGAATGCCTTCTTTATAAGCTGTGAAATGACTAGAAATCCAAAACTCCAAGGGAGACCCGCTGCTGTGGCAGGTAGTCCCCAAAAGCGTACTGGCATTATTTTGGCTGCTAACTATGAGGCGAGAAAATTCGGAGTAAAAACTGCTATGGTATTACATAAGGCTTTAAAACTATGTCCTCACATGCTTTTGGTACCCCCTGATCATGAATTTTACCAAGAAAGGTCCAATGATCTAATGGCCTTACTGTCTAATTATAGTCCCCTTGTAGAGAAAAATAGTATTGATGAGGCCTGGCTAGATATGACAGGTACAGGGGGATTATTTGGTCCTCCTTTAGAGGCGGCAAAAAAGATTATGGAAGATATCCGGGTAAACCTTGGTCTTTGGTGTTCTATAGGAATATCCGAAAATAAGTTTCTTTCTAAGGTGGCTGCTGACATAAAAAAACCCTTAGGCATCACAGAACTTTGGCAAAAGGATGTACAAAAAAAACTGTGGCCTCTTCCCCTAAGATCCATGTACGGAATAGGAGAAAAGACCGCCGAGAATTTTTATCACATGGGGATAAAGACCATAGGAGAATTGGCAAAATCAGATCCCAATTATATCTATAAATCCCTTGGAAAAATTGGTGTCCAGCTACAACAGTATGCTAAGGGATTGGATTTTTCACCCGTTAAGATAAATTCCATAGAAGATATAAAGTCCATAGGTCGCTCAATGACTTTGCCCGAGGATATTACCCATTTAGAAAGTCTAAAGCATATTCTTATGGCACTTTCGGAAGATATCGGTAGGACAGCTAGAAAATATAATAAAAAAGGTCATAGTGTACAGATTGTCATAAAGTATTCAGACTTTAAAACCATCACCCGCCAAGTTACTGTAGCCCCTACTTGTTATACAAAGGACATCTATAATGCAGGCTTTGCCTTACTGAAAAAGAATATTCATCCTTCTAAAGCTGTGCGTTTGATTGGCATCACCCTGAAATCCTTTGATGAGGATCCTATCTCCCAACAGCTGTGTTTTTTTCAAAGAGTTCAAGAGAATAAGCATGAAAAAATTGATCAAGTCATGGATACTCTAAGGAATAAATATGGTTCGAATATTATCAGCAGAGCCACTTTAATGAAAAATTCAAAAACTACCCAAGAAACTGCCCAAGAGGAATAA
- a CDS encoding M24 family metallopeptidase — protein MKTLRLEKVLKSMEESKLSQILVTDPVSIFYLTGKWIHPGERMLVLYINIQGNHKLFINELFPVEEELGAEKIWFNDTDNPIDILINYLDKDHALGIDKNWPAHFLISLMDKKVIPQFINGSFIVDDLRMMKDQEEIELMKEASRLNDEAMGKLINEISNAHSELDMIARLDKIYKNIGADGFSFTPIIGYGANAADPHHNSDHTKLKRGDSIVLDIGCLKNSYCSDMTRTVFYKEVSPKAKEVYQVVLEANKRGIETVKPGAKFCDIDRATRNYIEEAGYGKYFTHRTGHSIGIEVHDKGDVSSTNTEVLKPGMIFSIEPGIYIPGEVGVRIEDLVLVTEDGYEVLNHFNKELQVIE, from the coding sequence ATGAAGACTTTAAGATTAGAAAAAGTATTAAAATCTATGGAAGAATCTAAACTAAGTCAAATACTAGTCACAGATCCTGTTTCAATATTTTATTTGACTGGAAAGTGGATTCACCCTGGAGAAAGAATGTTAGTATTATATATAAATATCCAGGGGAATCACAAATTATTTATCAATGAGCTTTTTCCTGTGGAAGAAGAGCTGGGAGCTGAAAAAATTTGGTTTAATGATACAGACAATCCCATAGACATTCTTATCAATTACTTGGACAAAGATCATGCTCTAGGAATAGATAAAAACTGGCCAGCACATTTTTTAATATCTCTTATGGATAAAAAGGTTATCCCACAATTTATTAATGGATCTTTTATTGTAGATGATTTAAGAATGATGAAGGATCAAGAAGAGATTGAATTAATGAAAGAAGCCTCTAGATTAAATGATGAGGCCATGGGAAAATTAATTAATGAAATTTCTAATGCTCATAGTGAATTGGATATGATCGCAAGATTAGATAAAATTTATAAAAACATAGGGGCCGATGGATTTTCCTTTACGCCCATTATTGGTTACGGTGCCAATGCTGCTGACCCACACCATAACTCAGATCACACAAAATTAAAAAGAGGAGATAGTATAGTACTGGATATTGGTTGTCTTAAAAATAGCTATTGCTCTGATATGACGAGAACAGTATTTTATAAGGAAGTGTCACCCAAGGCCAAAGAAGTATATCAGGTTGTTTTAGAGGCCAATAAAAGAGGTATAGAGACAGTAAAACCTGGGGCAAAATTTTGTGATATTGATAGAGCAACAAGAAATTATATTGAAGAGGCTGGCTATGGAAAGTATTTTACCCATAGGACGGGACATTCTATAGGGATTGAGGTCCATGATAAAGGAGATGTTTCATCAACCAATACTGAAGTGTTGAAACCAGGGATGATATTCTCTATAGAGCCCGGCATCTATATTCCGGGAGAAGTGGGTGTAAGAATAGAAGATCTTGTCTTGGTAACGGAAGATGGATATGAGGTT